The Amphiprion ocellaris isolate individual 3 ecotype Okinawa chromosome 12, ASM2253959v1, whole genome shotgun sequence region ATCGCACCGCAACAGAAGTCATCTCAGTAAAGACGAATCGCGAAGCAAATCACAGACTGCAGTTGTTTATATAGAGATGAACGTAGCAGGATTCGATCCGTCGACCTTCGTGCTTCAAGCGCGCAGCTTTAACCACTCAACCACCAAGGAAAGATGGCTCTATGAAAGGCAGAAAGTGTATGTACAAGCGATGACGTCAGTCTGTTTCTCATGCGATTCACATTTCCAAAGACGAGGGATTTACTTTTGTTCCAGTGAATATTTATTACCTGTTGGTCGGACTCAGTTTATGATAATCACGAGTGGACTGCTGAAGGCAGCAAAAGtgaataaaggtttaatctatctaacTGTAGCTCAgcgctagcgccgctagtctagtaaccggagacccgaggaaggacttcaacaactgatggtcctgatggaaCAACGTTttgcagcgggattcgtttgAGCATGGTGTATTTttgatgactgatgaagtgaagTGAGCATTCTGTGTCTGACTCTAACACACCTTTCATCAGTtatagccgctagttaaccacacaacGTGCTGAggggataaagtctgccaggcttctttttgtttctgtatgtttctgttgtcatgggcaaagcgcatcagagagatgtattattttaccgtcagtgagttgcagtgtgtttcctgtttctagaggcaatgagacagaggttatgttatttcactgaaattatgtacatgcattttcacataattttggacaattgcagtataaatacaataataattagaagaatttgaattgtgattttctcaacctctcatttaaagatatcagtacttgtttataacatttgtatatatagacaaattaaatataatatgcataaatatataattttttaaccTTGCTGTCTTacgcaaagtggatagtcaaactgaataaaagtacaaatacacaaatacatttaaatacatgatttctatagcatttaattatttttttaaactttattattggcactacgaataataaagggcagattatgaatcagcaccatggagcaagtccgtggctatacagtatatgtcATGAAAAGGTATGAAGTtcaaaagcaaggactccaggaagagcagccacagttaaacagtccagtgtctaatggtgatctaaattcaaattcaaattaataatttgtcacaaatacattaaatCACAGATTGGGGTTTTGTCTagtgaccttctgatcagcagtcctgagacttaaccactgcaccactgctgcaccttgtattgtgaggtatgtttctgtatggtgtttcaaattcttACTCCATATggccccttttaactttgagcacctgcccctccaaaggtctctgcatggCCCTGCTTCACTTtgtcagtcatcttgcaaaaatacaccgtgcacaaacgaatcccgctgcaaaacctcctcatcggaccatcagttgttgaagtcctccctcgggtctctggtttctagactagcggcgctagcactgagctacagggaacatctggacacaTCGGGACAGTGAGGGATGTCTACATAGATCATGTGACCGACCGAGGGTAGagctgaattattattattttcatttttgttttatttattattttgggcctcaAAGACTTttataaacatacacacacacacacacctacaaataaaaaaaaactaaattaaataaaattaaataaaatttaaaaaacaactttgacaaaagggcactttgggcatcaaagggcaaaggggcaggtgcttcagcCCCCTCCGTACCCCCACTCTGCACGTGCCTGGTTTGTTCCACCCAAATAGTCCTTTTGTGTCCGTGTACTTGTGGTTTCGATGCTTTGCTCCATCCAGCTCCCATTTAGACGAAACAAGTGCACCATCTACCAGCTTCATGGACCTGTGAGACAAAACAGACTCTAGAGTGAGCCCACCTGTGAACTGCTCTATCTTCCATTAGTTCAGTCCAGCTCTGCATTCATCATAAAATCCCtcttattttgtaaatgtaaatagtaataCCTGATCTTGTCACCGGGGGGCGCGCCTCGTTTTCCTTCTGCCTTTTAAAATAAGCCGCTTTTCCGGTGTGAGGTCAAAGGACACACAGCAGCACGGCAAGATGACAACACTACGACCGTTCACCTGCGATGATTTGTTTAAATTCAACAATATGTGAGTACAATCCTGTCAGTGTGATAATATAAGCCTCATTTAATTTTGTGTACCAGGTGTCCGGTATTTATTTGTTAAAGGAATATGTTCAGTCTGtttttcactgtgcagcagcgtTAGCTTGCTAACGAGTAGACTTCCACCCGGTTACTGCTGATGGAAAGAGTGTTGTGCCAAACTCAATTCAACAGTTAGATCGTTTCGTGGTACTGTAACAAGCCGTGATTTTTTGCACTCGATTCAAACATGATATGAACAGTAGTATCTCCTGAAAAAATCGGCATAGTTAaatatattctttaaaaaacatgctTTAGTAAGCAAGCTTTCTTGCTAACTAGCTAGGTAGCTAGCTACAACGAGtgcacagcaggaaaagcaacAGCTGTAATATGTAATCTGAAACTAAATCTAGTGATGTAAATCGGACACAGGTGTGCAGAATTTGCCAGCAGAACCAAAGGAAGATGttcataatatttatttatattcagatgtttttcttgCATGGATGGTCATAGATAACGTTAAACAAGGACATTTTGCAttattggtgattttttttttcatatgacAAATTTGAAAGACTAACAgccttttaaaaactgttattgACCTAGTCTGATACACACAAGTATTGTTAAATTTAACAGCTaactcatgtttgtgttttatccaACAGAAACTTGGATCCTCTGACAGAAACTGTATCCTTGATTTTCTGttagtatttttaatgttgtttcatGTGTACTTTATTGTCATGTCACAGTTTAAATCAACAAATGTCACCCGTTACTTCTCTGGACCTAGCATGTAAATTACCAGTTTATTAGAGTAATATAGTCAAAGTCCTGCAATAAATATTTCCTTCTTAAACCTCTTAATGTTAAGAGGTGATgttgtatatacatatatatatatatatatatatgtgtgtgtgtgtgtgtgtgtgtgtattattctttgtaataaaatgtgtagttttCTTTAACCTTTGACCTCCAGTATGGGATTCCGTTTTACCTTCAGTACCTTGCTCACTGGCCAGAGTACTTCATTGTTGCTGAGGCCCCTGGTGGTGAACTGATGGGCTACAGTAAGTCCTTCTGCTTTGTCAGATGAGATTATCCTCTCAAAGACAGTTCTACTTTTTATTCATACTTTAATTCTTGTGCTTTCCCAAATATACACACTTTCTTAAATTTAACACTGTTGCAGTTGTTCACACTACAAAAATCCACTTGGTCAGACTTACAAGCAACATATGTTAAAGGCCTATATTCCTTACACTTTTCGCCCAATATTGAGCATTTTAATATAGACTCCATtatgttatttaaaatgtaacacGCAGCACAGAACCTGAGGaatgaaaaatgtctgtctgtccgtgtgcTTACAGCCTGCACTGGATAAGATGTGCTTAGTAATCTTAAAAAAAGGATACAGGTTAAACTTTATCACCACACGTCtccctgttgtgttttgttgcaatAAACACTGTCACTCTTGTGTGACTTTAAGCTTGTGGTTGACTTTCGTATAGTAATGGGGAAGGCGGAGGGATCTGTGGCTCGTGAGGAGTGGCACGGTCACGTCACTGCTCTGTCCGTCGCTCCAGAGTTCAGAAGGCTCGGCCTGGCTGCCAAACTCATGGAGATGCTGGAGGAAATCTCAGAGAGGTTTGTATCTCTGTACAATCTGTATCCAGAGTGTTACGTGTCACCGTAGATTTTAAATCACAGAAGTTTGGTAAATGTGATAATGTCACAGGACTGACAGACACCTGACTCTTCACAAAGGAAATCTTTTGTTGtaaagtacatttttgtgtcttctttcttttacatttagATTTCTAGATTGGTATATCAGGTCTTGATTCAAATCATTTCGCTTTTCTGACTCATATTTCCAGCAATATTCACAGTCCAGTTCCTCCATACAAAGATCTGTAACCTACAGTGTTTTTGAAGGTTGTGTGAAACGTAGAACTCTCTCAGCTCcgtgttttctttctgaagaaGCAACAGATGATGAGCTGATGACTGGAGGTATTTCTTAATCATAGAATAAATAGTATGGCTTTCATTTTCTCGTAGGAAGGGGGGATTCTTTGTGGATCTGTTCGTACGAGTATCCAACCAAGTGGCGGTGAACATGTACAAACGTCTGGGCTACAGCGTCTACAGGACGGTGATAGAGTACTACTCAGCTAGCAATGGAGAACCTGACGAAGACGCTTATGGTAAGATGAATTTTAGAACAAATCAGAGCCCAGAACCCACTTAATTGTTTTACAAGTAGCAGCGGGTGTTTTTCTAGGGCCTGTTAGTTTACATAAACGCAACAAATGTTAAAGGTTGTCTCCTATATTAAACATGTGAAGTGAGCCCTGTTCTTCAGTCTTGTTTTAGGTACATCATTAGCAGTTTCTATTTGTTCTGTACCACTGGATCTAGAGACAATTATCAATTATGAATCAGTCATTTAGTGCTCTGATTATTTAAATTCAGTGGCGTGACACAATAAAAAGGCATCTATGGAGCTCTACTAAGCAGGCTACCTTTAGCAGGagcttggatttttttcttttcgccATCATTAACTAATTTCTACTGCCTTATTTATGTGGAATAAGAAACACAAGAAGCAAAATGTCAGTTCAGTTTTAATACCTAAACATAGTTTCAGATAAGGTGAGTTGTGCCTGTCTGATTAGGTTGCTTTTATTTGGTAAGACCTCCGACTTGACCTATTGTGTCAGCGTTTTGATTTTACCCACAAAGTTAGCGGTCTTTGAATAACAGAGTGCAACAAATATGCAGATGAGTATTGCAGCACACAGATAACCATGCCAGAGTGCAGTACCAAGACACAATGTACTGTAACTACACAAACTACAGTAcgtgttttgttattttagctcaGTCTTGTAGTTAGTTTGccagtacagggggtcctcagttTATGATGTCATCGACCTGCGGTGTTTCATCATTGCGGTGGAACTGGTTACGTAGAATTAGTTGATGagcggagtggatgaatacgtcgtcacgctgtaccataagacggctttgtttacatttgctgttTGTACACCACTTTGGATTGTGCtgcattcgctaactttttgccctttattatggctcccaagcgtaagtcagactcttccgATGGCAGTGCTCCAAAGAAAAGTAAAGCTATCTTCCATGGacgtgaaattagatataataaaacgctcggaacagggcgaaacaccgaCGAACATTGGTCAAGTTGTacaaacaggtcaacatattgttgcgaccctctgtgatgaatgagtgagactttatctcgttctctggtcatttattgaaccttcacacaggctactgtgggtcGTTCCCTACGTTAAAATAACTACGAAAACCCTAAAACTTAGgtccagaattagccaccgttcccagctctctctcgctggacacacacactactgttgactatgagccaatcagaggtgagctaactataCATGGtatgttcactgacattaggtaaatcttgAACATCAACAACATCAGTCCATTACAATATTTTCTTATAAAATGACTCATGGATgaatgaaagtcattggtattcatgacttttccgaagacCTGTACGATATTGTGATGcatgtaacggctttgtttacatttttgccggagttctgacttacgtCGATCCATAGGAACAGAACTTCAACGCaagttgaggaccccctgtattgtTGGGCAGTATTCTATCGAGTGCTGTGCAGACAGCGGTGAGATTTTTTGATTGGCATTACCTCGCAACACTGCAGAAAGGAGAAATGTTGTGATACTTGATGCATTGATTTCTCATTATTCATTGTAAAACACCAACCGCTGACAGCATCCAGTGAGACAACAGCTAAACCAGCTCTATTACATTATTGTaactgtgaaatatttgtttttaatggtaGACTACATGCAGTGGAGGCAGTGATGGTCTCATCTTTCTGACTGAGCATTATACTGAAGCTACAGTAACTGTAGAAGAACAGTATATACAAAGCCCCTGCTCTgcgctttttcttttttgagtcGACAGGTTG contains the following coding sequences:
- the naa20 gene encoding N-alpha-acetyltransferase 20, translated to MTTLRPFTCDDLFKFNNINLDPLTETYGIPFYLQYLAHWPEYFIVAEAPGGELMGYIMGKAEGSVAREEWHGHVTALSVAPEFRRLGLAAKLMEMLEEISERKGGFFVDLFVRVSNQVAVNMYKRLGYSVYRTVIEYYSASNGEPDEDAYDMRKALSRDTEKKSIIPLPHPVRPEDIE